In a genomic window of Callithrix jacchus isolate 240 chromosome 22, calJac240_pri, whole genome shotgun sequence:
- the ERVV-2 gene encoding endogenous retrovirus group V member 2 Env polyprotein precursor — MTEKYLFLYLYLLPMPLLSQAQWSENLLVNFSKIIASGNHLTNCWICHDFITRSSSYQYILLRNFSLNLTFGSGIPEGQHKSVPLQVSLAKSAYQVPCLDLTPPFNQSYKTSVYLFNCSSLNQTCCPCPRGHCDWNATLAEEFPIPTIQPMNFSSTGCHPNLTHWCPADNHPVNNPEKSARNRCRAWEGKELITWRVLYSLPKAHTAHIWPKSTALRGGPLSPTCNQTIQTGWKSHLHRWFNTRSPRWACTPPGYVFLCGPKQNKLPFEGSPKRTYSNPPSANLFTCINNIQHVGECAVGLLGPRGIGVTIYNTTQPRQKRALGLILAGIGAAVGMIAPWGGFAYHEITLRNLSTQIGNLAKSTGDAISKLKASLDSLANVVMDNRLALDYLLAEQGGVCAVINKSCCTYVNNSGAIEEDIKKIYDHATWLHDFGKGGASARAVWEAVTSALPSLKWLVPLLGPATVILLLLLFGPCFFNLLTKFVSSRIQQFHTKSPKKERHQLTVLGSPRTYISPLDASGQRFRETTGEFL, encoded by the coding sequence ATGACAGAGAAATAccttttcctttatctttacCTCCTTCCCATGCCCCTGCTCTCACAAGCCCAATGGAGTGAAAATTTGCTTGTCAATTTCTCCAAAATCATTGCTTCTGGAAACCATCTGACCAACTGCTGGATTTGTCATGACTTCATCACCAGATCCTCGTCTTACCAATATATTTTGTTACGAAACTTTTCTTTAAACCTAACGTTTGGTTCCGGAATCCCTGAAGGCCAGCATAAATCTGTTCCGCTCCAGGTTTCACTTGCTAAGTCCGCGTACCAAGTCCCCTGCCTGGATCTCACTCCACCTTTCAATCAGAGCTATAAAACTTCCGTGTATTTGTTCAACTGCTCTTCTCTAAACCAAACCTGTTGTCCGTGCCCTCGAGGACACTGTGACTGGAACGCCACCTTGGCGGAGGAATTCCCCATTCCCACCATCCAGCCCATGAATTTTTCCTCAACAGGTTGCCACCCTAACTTGACTCACTGGTGCCCAGCTGACAATCACCCAGTGAACAATCCAGAGAAGTCAGCCCGGAATCGGTGTAGAGCTTGGGAAGGAAAAGAGCTAATAACATGGAGGGTTCTGTATTCGCTTCCCAAGGCACACACTGCCCACATCTGGCCAAAAAGTACCGCTCTCCGGGGAGGGCCTCTATCCCCTACATGCAATCAAACAATTCAAACAGGGTGGAAATCGCATTTACACAGGTGGTTCAACACCAGAAGCCCCCGGTGGGCCTGTACCCCTCCTGGCTATGTATTTTTATGTGGACCAAAACAAAATAAGCTGCCCTTCGAGGGAAGTCCTAAGAGAACGTACTCAAACCCCCCTTCGGCAAACCTCTTCACCTGCATCAATAACATCCAGCATGTGGGGGAATGTGCCGTGGGGCTTTTGGGGCCGCGGGGGATAGGGGTAACCATTTATAACACCACCCAACCCAGACAGAAAAGAGCTCTGGGCCTCATATTGGCAGGGATAGGAGCGGCCGTAGGAATGATCGCCCCTTGGGGAGGGTTCGCCTATCACGAAATCACCCTCCGAAATCTCTCCACACAAATAGGCAACCTGGCTAAGAGCACTGGAGACGCCATCTCTAAACTCAAGGCCTCCCTAGATTCTCTGGCAAACGTGGTCATGGACAACAGACTGGCCTTAGATTACCTCTTAGCAGAGCAGGGTGGAGTCTGCGCAGTGATCAATAAATCCTGCTGCACTTATGTCAATAACAGCGGGGCAATAGAGGAGGACATAAAAAAGATCTATGACCACGCCACGTGGCTCCATGACTTTGGAAAAGGGGGTGCTTCAGCAAGGGCCGTCTGGGAGGCTGTGACGTCTGCTCTCCCCTCCCTCAAATGGTTGGTCCCTTTACTGGGACCAGCTACAGttatcctcctccttctcctctttggCCCTTGTTTCTTTAATTTACTGACTAAGTTTGTCTCTTCTAGGATACAGCAATTTCACACGAAGTCCCCCAAAAAGGAAAGACATCAGCTAACAGTCCTTGGAAGCCCCAGAACCTACATCTCTCCCTTGGATGCCAGTGGGCAAAGATTCCGGGAAACCACGGGGGAGTTTCTTTGA